One window of the Thamnophis elegans isolate rThaEle1 chromosome 6, rThaEle1.pri, whole genome shotgun sequence genome contains the following:
- the FAM76B gene encoding LOW QUALITY PROTEIN: protein FAM76B (The sequence of the model RefSeq protein was modified relative to this genomic sequence to represent the inferred CDS: inserted 1 base in 1 codon), with product MAATSGASGAATAGAGSGAAPALYACTKCNQRYPFEELXQGQQLCKECRIAHPIVKCTYCRSEFQQESKTNTICKKCAQNVKQFGTPKPCQYCNIIAAFIGTKCQRCTNSEKKYGPPQTCEQCKQQCAFDRKEEGRRKVDGKLLCWLCTLSYKRVLQKTKEQRKSLGPSHSNSSTSITEKDQHHLKHHHHHHHRHPHHRHHHHSGAHHKIGSLSPEDDQGLWKQSHKSSSAIQNETPKKKPKMETKPSNGDSSSINQSADSGGTDNFVLISQLKEEVMSLKRLLQQRDQTILEKDKKLTELKADFQYQESNLRTKMNSMERAHKETVEQLQAKNRELLKQVAALSKGKKFDKSGNMLTSP from the exons ATGGCGGCAACATCCGGGGCTTCTGGGGCGGCGACGGCGGGCGCGGGATCCGGCGCGGCCCCGGCTCTCTACGCCTGCACCAAGTGCAACCAGCGCTATCCTTTCGAGGAGC TCCAGGGACAGCAGCTCTGCAAG GAATGCCGTATTGCGCATCCTATTGTAAAATGTACTTACTGCCGATCAGAGTTTCAGCAAGAGAG cAAAACTAATACAATATGCAAGAAGTGTGCCCAAAATGTGAAACAATTTGGAACG CCAAAACCTTGTCAGTACTGCAACATCATTGCTGCTTTTATTGGTACAAAATGCCAGCGCTGTACAAACTCGGAAAAAAAATATGGACCACCTCAGACATGTGAACAGTGTAAGCAGCAATGTGCTTTTGACcgcaaagaagaaggaaggagaaag GTTGATGGGAAGCTGTTGTGTTGGCTTTGTACTCTGTCCTACAAGCGAGTGCTGCAGAAGACCAAGGAGCAGCGGAAGAGCTTAGGGCCCTCCCATTCTAACTCTTCTACGTCTATTACCGAAAAAGACCAGCATCATTTGaaacaccaccatcaccaccaccaccgtcACCCTCACCATCGCCACCATCATCACAGCGGCGCCCATCACAA AATTGGCAGTCTGAGTCCAGAAGATGATCAGGGGTTGTGGAAGCAGAG CCATAAATCCTCTTCAGCTATTCAGAATGAAACTCCAAAGAAAAAGCCCAAAATGGAAACCAAGCCATCTAACGGAGATAG TAGCTCTATAAATCAGTCAGCAGACAGTGGAGGCACCGACAACTTTGTTCTAATAAGTCAGTTGAAAGAAGAAGTGATGTCTCTGAAACGTCTCTTGCAACAAAGAGACCAGACTATACTGGAGAAGGATAAAAAG CTGACTGAGCTGAAGGCAGACTTTCAATACCAAGAGTCGAATCTAAGAACCAAGATGAACAGTATGGAAAGAGCTCATAAGGAAACTGTAGAACAATTACAG GCAAAGAACAGAGAGCTCCTGAAACAAGTTGCTGCATTGTCAAAGGGCAAGAAGTTTGACAAAAGCGGGAATATGCTGACGTCACCATAA